The following are from one region of the Jeongeupia sp. USM3 genome:
- a CDS encoding TolC family protein, with the protein MTSGRRLAAIAAALVLSGCASVRFDESLAQANREAADFTQGKLALASTAEQRDAMRDEAAKLLDQPLGQTGAVQVALLNNPALQALLAQNWADAAAAAQGGRLPNPVFSFERMTIANELEFGRLLAFGLLDLITLPQRYNTAQRQIAAARLRLTGDVVDQVTQVRQAWVNAVAAQQTLVYTRQVFEAAEASAELARRLQSVGNFTRLDRARQQVFYADAATQLAGAQHGATAAREALVRLLGLDDAQAQRLTLPERLPDLPKVPRSIEDTGKAASSTRMDVRQARLLLDAAAKAQGLNWITSFADIELGLRYDTVFDTADGAKAHKRGYEIDVRLPLFDWGDLQRDAMNAQTLAAANRYEATLRAAGSNLRESYSAYRTSYDIARHYRDEVVPLRRTISEENTLRYNGMLIGVFELLADSRDQIGAVIGAIGAEQQFWLADAALQAAVIGKPTATSVGAVASAGGGGGEAGH; encoded by the coding sequence ATGACGTCCGGACGACGGCTGGCGGCGATTGCCGCTGCGCTGGTGCTGAGCGGTTGCGCCAGCGTCCGCTTCGACGAGTCGCTGGCGCAGGCCAACCGCGAAGCGGCCGACTTCACGCAGGGCAAGCTGGCGCTGGCGTCGACCGCTGAGCAACGCGATGCGATGCGCGACGAAGCGGCGAAACTGCTGGACCAGCCGCTGGGCCAGACCGGTGCGGTGCAGGTGGCGCTGCTCAACAACCCGGCCCTGCAGGCGCTGCTGGCGCAGAACTGGGCCGATGCGGCGGCGGCCGCGCAGGGCGGACGCTTGCCGAATCCGGTGTTCTCGTTCGAGCGGATGACGATTGCCAACGAGCTGGAGTTCGGCCGGCTGCTGGCTTTCGGCCTGCTCGACCTGATCACCTTGCCGCAACGCTACAACACGGCGCAGCGGCAGATCGCCGCAGCGCGGCTGCGATTGACCGGCGATGTCGTCGATCAGGTCACGCAGGTGAGGCAGGCATGGGTCAACGCCGTTGCCGCGCAGCAGACGCTGGTCTACACGCGGCAGGTGTTCGAGGCGGCCGAAGCCAGCGCCGAGCTGGCGCGCCGGCTTCAGTCGGTCGGCAACTTCACCCGGCTCGACCGGGCGCGGCAGCAGGTGTTCTACGCCGACGCGGCAACGCAACTGGCCGGTGCACAGCATGGTGCAACGGCGGCGCGCGAGGCGCTGGTGCGGCTGCTGGGGCTCGATGACGCGCAGGCGCAGCGGCTGACGCTGCCCGAGCGTCTGCCCGATCTGCCGAAAGTGCCGCGCTCGATTGAGGACACCGGCAAGGCGGCCAGCAGCACCCGGATGGACGTGCGCCAGGCGCGGCTGTTGCTCGACGCGGCGGCGAAGGCACAGGGGCTGAATTGGATCACCAGCTTTGCCGACATCGAACTCGGCCTGCGTTACGACACGGTGTTCGATACGGCCGACGGCGCCAAGGCGCACAAGCGCGGCTACGAGATCGACGTGCGGCTGCCGCTGTTCGACTGGGGCGACCTGCAGCGCGACGCGATGAACGCGCAGACGCTGGCCGCGGCGAACCGCTACGAGGCAACGTTGCGCGCTGCCGGGTCGAACCTGCGCGAAAGCTACTCGGCGTACCGGACCAGCTATGACATCGCCCGCCATTACCGCGACGAGGTCGTGCCGCTGCGCAGGACGATCTCCGAGGAAAACACGCTTCGCTACAACGGCATGCTGATCGGCGTGTTCGAGCTGCTCGCCGACAGCCGTGACCAGATCGGTGCGGTGATCGGTGCGATCGGCGCAGAGCAGCAGTTCTGGCTGGCCGACGCGGCATTGCAGGCGGCGGTGATCGGCAAACCGACCGCGACGAGCGTCGGCGCCGTGGCCAGTGCCGGTGGCGGCGGTGGCGAGGCCGGGCATTGA
- a CDS encoding multicopper oxidase family protein produces MTSRRDFLRTVGIAGGAVAAGTVSKVAMAALPEPVIQTGPDTMPPLVPGTGRPYNPVVTLNGWTLPWRMNNGVKEFHLVAEPVVREMAPGFKAHLWGYNGQSPGPTIEVVEGDRVRIFVTNRLPEHTSIHWHGQRLPNGMDGVAGLNQPAIPAGKTFVYEFVARRPGTFMYHPHADEMVQMAMGMMGFWVTHPKAKHPLIDDVNRDFCFLLNAYDIDPGAYTPKIMTMLDFNLWSWNSRIFPGIDSLNVRLNDKVRIRIGNLTMTNHPIHLHGHEFLVTGTDGGPTPKSTRWYEVTTDVAVGQMRQIEFLADEEGDWAFHCHKSHHTMNAMGHDVPTMIGVDHRGVAKKINKLIPDYMVMGERGMADMTEMEMPIPDNTVPMMTGQGPFGSVEMGGMFSVLKVRRDQKPGDYKNPGWFKHPPGTVAHEYKGPPLDATRSKATGSPAMPRARGGDVEVQVRKPTAKAGH; encoded by the coding sequence ATGACTTCAAGAAGAGACTTTCTGCGCACCGTGGGCATCGCCGGCGGCGCCGTCGCGGCGGGCACGGTGAGCAAGGTGGCGATGGCCGCGCTGCCCGAGCCGGTGATCCAGACCGGGCCGGACACGATGCCGCCGCTGGTGCCGGGCACCGGCCGGCCGTACAACCCGGTGGTGACGCTGAACGGCTGGACCCTGCCGTGGCGGATGAACAATGGCGTGAAGGAGTTCCACCTCGTTGCCGAGCCGGTGGTGCGCGAAATGGCGCCGGGCTTCAAGGCCCACCTGTGGGGCTACAACGGCCAGAGCCCGGGGCCGACGATCGAGGTCGTCGAGGGCGACCGGGTGCGTATCTTCGTCACCAACCGGTTGCCCGAGCACACCAGCATCCACTGGCACGGCCAGCGCCTGCCCAACGGCATGGACGGCGTTGCCGGGCTGAACCAGCCGGCGATTCCGGCGGGCAAGACCTTCGTCTACGAATTCGTCGCGCGCCGCCCCGGCACTTTCATGTATCACCCGCACGCCGACGAAATGGTGCAGATGGCAATGGGAATGATGGGCTTCTGGGTCACGCATCCGAAGGCGAAGCACCCGCTGATCGACGACGTGAACCGCGACTTCTGCTTCCTGCTCAACGCCTACGACATCGACCCCGGCGCCTATACGCCGAAGATCATGACCATGCTCGATTTCAACCTGTGGAGCTGGAACAGCCGGATTTTCCCCGGCATCGATTCGCTCAACGTGCGGCTGAACGACAAGGTGCGCATCCGCATCGGCAACCTGACGATGACCAACCACCCGATCCACCTGCACGGCCACGAGTTCCTCGTTACCGGTACCGACGGCGGGCCGACGCCGAAAAGCACGCGCTGGTACGAGGTGACGACCGACGTCGCCGTCGGCCAGATGCGGCAGATCGAGTTCCTCGCCGACGAGGAGGGCGACTGGGCGTTCCATTGCCACAAGAGCCACCACACGATGAACGCGATGGGGCACGACGTGCCGACGATGATCGGTGTCGACCACCGCGGCGTGGCGAAGAAGATCAACAAGCTGATCCCCGACTACATGGTGATGGGCGAGCGCGGCATGGCCGACATGACCGAGATGGAGATGCCGATCCCCGACAACACCGTGCCGATGATGACCGGGCAGGGGCCGTTCGGCAGCGTCGAGATGGGCGGCATGTTCAGCGTGCTCAAGGTCCGCCGCGACCAGAAACCCGGCGACTACAAGAACCCCGGCTGGTTCAAACACCCGCCCGGCACGGTGGCGCACGAATACAAGGGCCCGCCGCTCGACGCGACCCGCAGCAAGGCGACCGGCAGCCCGGCGATGCCGCGCGCCAGGGGCGGCGATGTCGAAGTGCAGGTCCGCAAACCTACGGCCAAGGCCGGTCACTGA
- a CDS encoding plastocyanin/azurin family copper-binding protein, with product MKTSNLAVLIAGLGLGATAFAGGTHAGGHDAAIGQPGSAAKVNRTVTVEMTDDMRYSPATITVRQGETIRFVAKNLGKVKHELVIGTEAELKAHYEQMKKFPDMEHEDPQTASVAPGKSGEVIWQFTKAGKVNFACLQPGHYDAGMKGYVDVAKKR from the coding sequence ATGAAAACCTCAAACCTCGCCGTCCTGATCGCCGGCCTTGGCCTTGGCGCCACGGCTTTTGCCGGCGGCACGCACGCCGGTGGCCACGATGCGGCGATCGGCCAGCCCGGCAGCGCCGCCAAAGTCAACCGGACCGTGACGGTGGAGATGACCGACGACATGCGTTATTCACCGGCGACCATCACGGTCAGGCAGGGCGAAACGATCCGCTTCGTCGCTAAAAACCTCGGCAAGGTCAAGCACGAGCTCGTCATCGGCACCGAGGCCGAACTCAAGGCGCACTACGAGCAGATGAAGAAATTTCCCGACATGGAGCACGAAGACCCGCAGACCGCATCGGTTGCGCCGGGCAAAAGCGGCGAGGTGATCTGGCAGTTCACCAAGGCCGGCAAGGTCAACTTCGCCTGCCTGCAGCCGGGGCATTACGACGCCGGGATGAAGGGTTACGTCGACGTAGCCAAGAAACGTTAA
- a CDS encoding copper-binding protein → MQKRLALAALAATLWLGTVHAQGDDYTDGEVRKVDKANGKITLKHGEIRNLDMPGMTMVFTVTNKAQLDQVQPGDKVSFKAASEGGKMVVIDLRAADVAAKP, encoded by the coding sequence ATGCAAAAACGCCTTGCGCTCGCCGCGCTGGCCGCCACGCTCTGGCTCGGCACCGTCCACGCCCAGGGCGACGATTACACCGACGGCGAGGTCCGGAAGGTCGACAAGGCCAACGGCAAGATCACGCTCAAGCACGGCGAGATCAGAAACCTCGACATGCCGGGGATGACGATGGTGTTTACCGTCACCAACAAGGCGCAGCTCGATCAGGTCCAGCCTGGCGACAAGGTCAGCTTCAAGGCGGCCAGCGAGGGCGGCAAGATGGTGGTCATCGATCTGCGCGCCGCCGACGTTGCGGCAAAACCGTAG